From the Eleutherodactylus coqui strain aEleCoq1 chromosome 7, aEleCoq1.hap1, whole genome shotgun sequence genome, one window contains:
- the PURG gene encoding purine-rich element-binding protein gamma, which produces MDRGRGQRESSGISRNIYPQQYSYPSTQNLEIQELASKRVDIQKKRFYLDVKQSARGRFLKIAEVWIGRGRQDNIRKSKLTLSLSVAAELKDCLGDFIEHYAHLGLRSSQSQRSEHGSEKEHDSRRRPHPASPSGSVGSEEPATHSVLKTEYIERDNRKYYLDLKENQRGRFLRIRQTMTRGPGMIGYFGQSLGQEQTIVLPAQGMIEFRDALVQLIEDYGEGDIEERRGGGDEPPELPEGTSFRVDNKRFYFDVGSNRYGIFLRVSEVRPPYRNTITVPYKVWTRFGDNFIKYEEEMRKIYNSHKEKRMDARADSSEEQECPE; this is translated from the coding sequence ATGGATCGAGGAAGAGGCCAAAGGGAGAGTTCAGGTATAAGCAGGAACATCTACCCGCAGCAGTACAGCTACCCTTCCACCCAGAATTTAGAGATACAAGAGCTGGCATCCAAGCGAGTTGACAttcaaaaaaaaaggttttacttGGATGTTAAGCAGAGCGCCCGCGGTCGTTTTTTAAAGATTGCAGAAGTTTGGATTGGTAGAGGGCGACAggataatattagaaaaagcaagTTGACGTTATCCCTATCTGTGGCTGCTGAATTAAAGGATTGTTTAGGAGATTTCATTGAGCACTATGCTCATCTGGGTCTTCGAAGCAGTCAGTCTCAAAGAAGTGAACATGGAAGTGAGAAAGAACATGATTCTAGAAGGAGGCCCCATCCAGCCTCCCCTTCAGGTTCTGTTGGATCAGAAGAACCGGCAACACACAGCGTTCTAAAAACTGAATATATCGAACGGGACAATAGGAAATATTACTTAGATCTTAAGGAGAACCAACGGGGCCGTTTTTTAAGGATTAGGCAAACCATGACCAGAGGACCTGGAATGATTGGTTATTTTGGtcagagtttgggtcaggagcaGACCATAGTTCTGCCAGCACAAGGTATGATTGAATTTAGAGATGCATTGGTTCAACTTATTGAAGATTATGGAGAAGGAGATATAGAAGAACGACGAGGTGGTGGAGATGAACCCCCCGAGCTTCCAGAAGGAACATCATTCCGCGTGGACAATAAGAGATTCTACTTTGATGTGGGCTCCAATCGTTATGGCATATTCTTGAGGGTAAGCGAGGTTAGACCACCCTATCGCAACACTATCACAGTCCCTTACAAAGTATGGACAAGATTTGGGGACAATTTTATCAAATATGAAGAGGAAATGAGAAAAATTTACAATAGCCATAAAGAAAAGAGAATGGATGCACGTGCGGACAGTAGCGAAGAGCAAGAGTGTCCCGAGTAG